GACCGTCCCGGAGACGTGGGTCCCGTGGCCGCTGGAGTCGGACGGCTCGGAGTCGATCGGGTTGCCGTCGGAGTCCCACGACTGCCAGTGCTCGTCGTCGAGCTCCGGCAGGTCCGGGTGGGAGTCGTCCATCCCGGAGTCGAGGACGGCGACCTCGACGCCGTCGCCCTGGGTGTTGTACGCGTCCCAGACCTCGGTCGCGTTGATCATGTCGAGGCCGTACGTCGTCGAGTAGTTCTCGGTCTGCATCGACGACGGAGCGATCGGCTCGGCGTCGGCCGTCGCGTCCTCGGACGACGCCTCGGTCGCGGGCGCGTCACTCGACGTCTCGTTCGTCGACGTGTCTTCCGACGTCTCGTTCGTCGGCGTGTCTTCCGACATCTCGTTCGTCGGCGCGTCGCCCGACGTGCCGTTCGTCGAGTTGTTGCCGCCGCTCGCCTGCGCCGTCGTGACCTCGAAGTTCACGTGCAGGCGCTCGACGCCCTCCGCGGACGCGATCTCCTCCAAGGAGACCCGGTCGGGGTTCACCTCGAGGAGCACCGCGTTCGTGATCCAGAACTGCCGTTCGAGCTCGACGTGCTCGGACATCTGCGCGAAGCGAACGACGTTCTGCTGGGTCTCGGCGGCGTGGCCCTTCAGCGCGTCGACCGTCGCCGCCTGTCCCTGAACCCCGCTCGTGTCGGCCGGCGAGAGCCTGACGACGACATCGACGGTGCCCCCGGTGGACTCCGCGTCCCCCTCGAACTTGCGTTCGAGCGCGGGGTCGATGTCGACGTCGCTCGCGTCCTGCTGTTCGAACTCGCCGTCGCTCGTCTGTTCGTACGATACCTCGTCGGAGAACGCCGGCGACGCGCCGGCACCCTCCGTCGTTGGCGTGGCGTCGCCCGCGTCCGCGGCCACGGCGGCCCCGGCGGCCGGAGCCATCATGGAGACGACCATGAGAACCGCGAACAGCGCGGCGAGCGCCTTCGAGTAGTCGATGGTGCGTATCATGTCTTCTCGCTTCGGAGCACCTCCCCCTACGGGAGGATGTCGAGGCAACGGCGCGGTTCGCCCGTAGTTATTAGCGCAATGTGCGAACGCAACGCGCGGTTGCGTCGCCGCAATCGCCGGTGTCGACGCCGCGAACTCCGCCGATCAGCGCCGTAATGACTCGTGGCGGCGCGACGTATCACGTATCGAACGCGACGAGGGGCGGGAGCTTTCCGGCGTAACCGCTCGTTACGGCGCGGGCACTCGGCCGATCGCCGAGGCCGGAACGGACAGATATATACATCAGCCACCGGAGTCGATCATTCGCCGACGGCCCCGGTGTCGGGTGGTCGGTAACGCGATCTTACCGCCAGACCCCGATGCGCCCGGAAACGATTGCGACGGGGCGAGAGAGACATAGCAGCGTGGCAAGAAGTTATATACATTGAAGATAATTGAAACGTAGTCATGCGCCTCCGGGATCTGGATCCGAGAGACTCGACCGGTGACGATCGGAACGGGACGGGCGCAGGCGGCCGCGACGGGAGGAGCGAACGGGAGGAGAACGCGCCTACGGTCGACGGTTCGGAGGATGGGACGGTCGCCCGGCCGGCGAGCGCGACCGGCCGGCTCGCGGCGGACGAGGGCGATTCCACGGCCGACGACGGGTCCCACTCGGCCGCGGGCGTGGCGGCCGACGACCTCCTCGAACTACTGAGCAACCGGCGACGGCGGTACCTCTGGCGCGCGCTGCGTCGCGAGGGGGTGGAGCTGGAGCTGTCCGACGCGTCGCGCCGGATCGCGGCGTGGGAGAACGGCGTCGACGTCGAGGACGTCGAATACGACCAGCGCAAGAGCGTGTACAACTCGCTCCACCAGTTCCACTGCCCGAAGATGGCCGACGCGGGGCTGATCGAGTTCGACAAGCGGAGTTCGACGGTCCGGCTCGCGACGGAGCTCCCGCCGCAGCTGACCGTGACCGTGGAGCCGGACACGGAGGACGTCCGCAACACGGCCTGCGGGGCGCTCGCGGTCGCTGGCGGCGTCGTCCTCGGCGCGTGGGCCCTCCGACTGCCCGTCTTCGGGACCCTGTCGCTGGCCGCGGTCGGCCTCTCGCTGGGCATCGGCGCGACCGCGGCCCTCCTCGTCTACTCGCTTTTCGTTCGAACCGAGTACGGGCTGTCGCTCGCCGACGCGCTCAGCCGCGTCGACGGCTGACGGACCGCTCAGCGTCGACGGGCGAGCAGCGCGGCACCGAGCGCCGCGAGCAGCGTCGTGAGGACGCCGAACCCGGGCGTCTGTTCTTCGAGGATCGGCTCGTCGCCGTCGCCCCCGCTCCCGCCGTCGCTCCCGGACGACGAGTCGTCGCCGGCGTCATCGCCGGCGTCGCCGCCCGCCGCCGAGTCGTCACCGGAGTCGGACGATCCGCCGGAACCGTCGCCGCCCGTCGAGTCCGAGTCGTCGGCGTCGGCGTCGTCGGCAGCTCCCGAGACGGCGAAGTACGAGAACCCGGGCGTCTCGGCCGTGTAGACGCCGTCGGCCTCGTGGGTCGTCTCCAGCGCGTTCCACTCGCCGTCGACCAGCCGGAACAGCCGCACGTCCTCCGGCTCCGCGCCGAGCGCGTCGGCGTCGGCGGTGAACGAGACCGTGGCGTTCGCGACGGCGTCCGACGAGGCGTTCGTCTCGAACTCGAGGTACGAGGGGTCGTCGCCGGACGCGGGCGGCTCCGCCGGAACCGTCTCGGCGTCGACCGACCGCGCCTCGACGGTGAGCGAGTCGACCGCCGCCGCGGTCTCGACCGTTAGCCCGTCGACCGCGACGGTCCCGTCGCCGACCGCGTCGCCGAGGTCGGCCTCGACGGTCGACCCGGCCTCGACGTCGGTCGCCGAGAGGGTCGCGCCGCCGTCGACCGGCGTCACGTCCGCCTCGACCGTCGCCGCCTCGTCGCCGCTCGGCGGGGCGGTGCCGCCGGTTCCGCCGTCGCTACCGCCGCTTCCGTCGCCGCCGTCTCCGCCGCCTGCCGGCGGGGAACCGGTTCCGCCGTCGCCGCCATCGCTACCGTCACCACCGTCACCGCCATCGCTACCGTCTCCACCGTCGCTCCCGTCACCGGCGAGGGTGACGCCGTCGCGCACGAGGTTCGTGACGTCTTCGGGTTCGCTCGTCGTCACGAGAGAGTCTTCGGGGACGAACGTCACGTCGGTCGGTTCCTCCGGCACCGCGAAGACGAGCGTCGCCATCGTCGGCGCGTCGCTTCCCGACGAGATGTTCGCGGCGACCTGATTGAAGTTCACTGAGCCGTTCTCGTTGTCGACGTTCGTCACGGGATCGGCCGAGAACTGCCCCTCGCCCCCGGAGACGCTCTGGACCGCGGTCGAATCCGGGTCGAACGTCAGGTTCGCCTGATAGCCCGCGACGTCGTCGACCGTCGTCGAGAGCGTCACGGTCACCGTCTCGTCGGTCTGGTTCGTTGTGGTCAGCGTCAGTTCGCCCGTCGGCTCCGTCTGGTCGACGGGAGCGGTCCCTACCGCAGCAGCGGCGGTGCCGGCCGAGAGCGGTGTGATCGCGACGAGCGCGACGAGGAGGCAAACGAGCAGTCGTCCGCGTGTGGTGTGAGTCGTCATGTGGAGTGGTGTGTTCGCCGTGGCGTGTCTGTGAACGCGTCAGCGCGTCCGCGGGCGCGAGCCCATGCCGCCGTGGTCCGGGCACGGACCCGGACCGAGTTGCGTGTTCGAAAGCCGATTCGGCCACCGATAGTATAAAAATCGCCGCCGTGGCGGCGATGGGTCGGTGGCGTGCCTATGCGAGCGCGGTCGCCGCGCCGAGCGAGGCGGGACCGTCCGCGACCGCCTGAGCCACCTCGGGCTCCGCGGGGTCACCGCTCGCGTCGGCCGATTCGCCGCCGTCGTCCTCGACGACGGTCACGGTCGTCGACGCCGTGTCGTCGATCGCGGGGTCGGGCGGGTAGAGCGGGTTCACGTCCTGACCGGCGACGTGCGTGAACGCGACCTCGTCGCCGGGCTGGATCGAGACGCCGTCGATGTCGTCGATCGATTGGAGCGTCCCGAGGTTCACCTGAAGCGTCGCCGACTCGTTCGGCGCGAGCGGCCCCGCGGTGAACTCGTCGCTCTCCGGCGGACTGAACACGATCGATCCCTGGAATCCGGGACCGGTCACCTCGACGACGTTGTCGACGGTGCCGTTGGCGTCCCCGACGTTGGTGACCTCGGCGTCGACCGTGAGCGAATCGTTGAGCGTCGCGTTCGACGGGCTCACGTCGAATCCGGTCACCTCGAACTCGGCTTCCGCCGGATCGCCGACGACGATGGTCGCCGTTTGGTTGTCGTCCTCGGTGAAGATCCCGTGTTCGTACTCGCCCGGTTCGCTCGGCAGCGTCACGTTCTCGAAGCCGACGCTCTCGCTCGCGCCGGCCCCCAGCGTCACGTTCTGCGACGCGACGACACTATCGTTGAACACGAACTCGACGACCTGCGTCCCGTTTGCGTCGCCGTCGTTAGTGACCGTCGCGTTCACGTCGATCGCAGCGCCCGGCTCCGCCTCGGCCGGAGCGCTGAGGTCGCTTACGGTGAACGTCGGACCGTCAGCGGGGTCACCGACGACGATTGTTGCCGTCTGCCCGTCGTCCTCGGTGAAGATCCCGTGTTCGTACTCGCCCGGTTCGCTCGGCAGCGTCACGTTCTCGAAGCCGACGCTCTCGCTCGCGCCGGCCCCCAGCGTCACGTTCTGTGACGCGACGGTCTCGCCGGCGAACGCGAACTCGACGGCCTGCGTGCC
This genomic stretch from Halorubrum hochsteinianum harbors:
- a CDS encoding DUF7344 domain-containing protein, which translates into the protein MRLRDLDPRDSTGDDRNGTGAGGRDGRSEREENAPTVDGSEDGTVARPASATGRLAADEGDSTADDGSHSAAGVAADDLLELLSNRRRRYLWRALRREGVELELSDASRRIAAWENGVDVEDVEYDQRKSVYNSLHQFHCPKMADAGLIEFDKRSSTVRLATELPPQLTVTVEPDTEDVRNTACGALAVAGGVVLGAWALRLPVFGTLSLAAVGLSLGIGATAALLVYSLFVRTEYGLSLADALSRVDG
- a CDS encoding PGF-CTERM sorting domain-containing protein, producing MTTHTTRGRLLVCLLVALVAITPLSAGTAAAAVGTAPVDQTEPTGELTLTTTNQTDETVTVTLSTTVDDVAGYQANLTFDPDSTAVQSVSGGEGQFSADPVTNVDNENGSVNFNQVAANISSGSDAPTMATLVFAVPEEPTDVTFVPEDSLVTTSEPEDVTNLVRDGVTLAGDGSDGGDGSDGGDGGDGSDGGDGGTGSPPAGGGDGGDGSGGSDGGTGGTAPPSGDEAATVEADVTPVDGGATLSATDVEAGSTVEADLGDAVGDGTVAVDGLTVETAAAVDSLTVEARSVDAETVPAEPPASGDDPSYLEFETNASSDAVANATVSFTADADALGAEPEDVRLFRLVDGEWNALETTHEADGVYTAETPGFSYFAVSGAADDADADDSDSTGGDGSGGSSDSGDDSAAGGDAGDDAGDDSSSGSDGGSGGDGDEPILEEQTPGFGVLTTLLAALGAALLARRR